From the genome of Primulina eburnea isolate SZY01 chromosome 12, ASM2296580v1, whole genome shotgun sequence, one region includes:
- the LOC140807512 gene encoding receptor protein kinase-like protein ZAR1, with the protein MMLCYKKLQYLALFMLNFCLYLNSGVSLTSDGLSLLSLKSAVDAAGAAGFSDWNEDDATPCHWTGISCMNISGSSDPRVVGIAVSGKNLRGYIPSELGSLIYLRRLNLHGNRFYGSIPDQLFNASALHSIFLYGNNLSGSLPPSLCNLPRLQNLDLSNNSLSGPLPKFLRDCRQLQRLILARNGFSGEIPVAIFPELANLEQLDLSSNEFNGSIPDDIGELKSLSGTLNLSFNHFTGEIPKTLGDLPLTVSFDLRNNDLSGEIPQTGSFANQGPTAFLNNPMLCGFPLQKSCKNNPADAPSVQSTGSTQNEGVGDRKRLKSGLIILISMADALGVAFIGLVIIYVYWKKKDSGGCSCSRKGKLGGNDKTGPCMFSCIHCFPSNDSEAESEKGGGGGASGGEGDRAGEGDLVSIDKGFSIELDELLRASAYVLGKSGLGIVYKVVLGNGIPVAVRRLGEGGEQRYKEFVAEAQAIGRVKHPNIVRLRAYYWAPDEKLLISDFISNGNLASALCGKTGLPSPNLTWSTRLKIAKGAARALAYIHECSPRKFVHGDVKPSNILLDADFQAHVSDFGLKRLITITGNNPSSSGGFIGGSLPYLNPTQPEKLNNYRAPEARIPGSRPTQKWDVYSFGVVLLELLTGKSPELSSPTSSTSTEILDLVGWVRKGFEDEIPLSEMVDTMLLQEIHAKKEVLAVFHVALACTEGDPELRPRMKIVSENLEKIGI; encoded by the exons ATGATGCTGTGCTACAAAAAGCTACAATATTTGGCTCTGTTTATGCTGAATTTCTGTTTATACTTGAATTCTGGCGTTTCTTTGACTTCCGATGGCCTCTCTTTACTGTCTCTTAAGTCCGCCGTCGACGCCGCCGGCGCCGCGGGTTTTTCGGACTGGAACGAGGATGATGCAACGCCGTGTCATTGGACAGGAATTTCTTGCATGAACATATCAGGTTCGTCTGACCCGCGTGTTGTAGGAATTGCGGTCTCCGGGAAGAATCTTCGGGGGTATATTCCGTCGGAGCTCGGCAGTTTGATTTATCTCCGGCGGCTCAATCTCCATGGCAACAGATTTTATGGGTCCATCCCGGATCAGCTGTTCAATGCGTCTGCTCTGCACAGCATCTTCCTCTATGGTAACAATCTCTCCGGTTCGTTACCGCCCTCTTTGTGTAACCTCCCTCGCTTGCAAAACCTCGACCTTTCGAATAATTCTCTCTCGGGACCGCTCCCGAAGTTTCTGCGCGACTGCCGTCAGTTACAGAGGCTGATTCTTGCCAGGAATGGATTTTCGGGTGAGATTCCAGTGGCGATTTTCCCGGAGCTTGCGAACTTAGAACAGCTCGATTTATCATCGAACGAGTTTAACGGCTCAATACCGGATGACATTGGCGAGTTGAAGTCACTCTCAGGCACTTTGAACTTGTCTTTTAATCACTTCACAGGTGAAATACCAAAAACTTTAGGTGATTTGCCACTTACTGTGAGTTTTGATCTTAGGAACAATGATTTGAGCGGCGAAATTCCACAAACTGGATCTTTCGCTAATCAGGGTCCAACTGCATTTTTGAATAATCCGATGTTATGTGGTTTTCCATTACAAAAGTCTTGTAAAAACAATCCAGCCGACGCACCTTCGGTTCAGAGCACCGGTTCAACTCAAAATGAGGGTGTCGGTGATCGAAAACGATTAAAATCAGGGTTGATCATATTGATATCCATGGCCGATGCATTGGGAGTGGCGTTTATAGGATTGGTGATCATTTATGTGTACTGGAAGAAAAAGGATTCTGGTGGATGTAGTTGCTCGAGGAAAGGGAAGCTTGGGGGGAATGATAAAACAGGACCATGCATGTTTTCTTGTATCCATTGTTTTCCGAGTAATGATTCTGAAGCGGAGTCGGAAAAAGGTGGCGGCGGTGGAGCTAGTGGTGGGGAGGGAGATCGTGCTGGGGAGGGAGATCTCGTGTCTATTGATAAAGGGTTTAGCATTGAGTTAGACGAGTTGCTGAGGGCGTCAGCTTATGTTTTGGGAAAGAGTGGTCTGGGAATAGTGTATAAGGTGGTACTCGGAAATGGCATTCCTGTGGCGGTGAGGAGATTGGGAGAAGGCGGAGAACAACGGTATAAAGAGTTCGTGGCGGAAGCTCAGGCGATAGGGAGGGTGAAACATCCGAATATTGTGAGGTTGAGGGCTTATTATTGGGCACCAGACGAGAAGCTTCTCATTAGTGATTTCATTTCTAATGGGAACTTGGCTTCTGCTCTTTGTG GGAAGACGGGTCTGCCATCACCAAACTTAACATGGTCAACAAGGCTCAAAATCGCCAAAGGAGCCGCCCGAGCTTTAGCTTATATACACGAATGTAGCCCGAGGAAATTCGTTCACGGAGATGTAAAACCATCTAACATCCTCCTCGACGCCGACTTCCAAGCTCATGTTTCCGATTTCGGCCTCAAACGTCTCATCACAATCACTGGAAACAACCCTTCATCTTCAGGAGGCTTCATTGGTGGATCCCTCCCGTATCTAAACCCGACTCAACCCGAAAAACTAAATAACTACCGAGCTCCAGAAGCCAGGATCCCCGGTAGTCGACCTACTCAGAAATGGGATGTCTACTCTTTTGGGGTCGTCTTACTCGAGTTGTTGACTGGGAAATCTCCTGAGCTCTCGTCTCCCACAAGCTCGACCTCGACAGAGATTCTAGACCTCGTGGGGTGGGTGAGGAAGGGATTCGAGGACGAAATCCCGTTATCCGAGATGGTCGACACAATGTTGCTCCAAGAAATACATGCCAAGAAAGAAGTGCTTGCCGTGTTCCATGTTGCACTTGCGTGCACCGAGGGAGATCCTGAACTGCGGCCGAGGATGAAAATCGTCTCCGAAAATCTCGAAAAGATCGGAATTTGA
- the LOC140807057 gene encoding mannosyl-oligosaccharide glucosidase GCS1-like: MTRVSRRNPQVRARSSPDDDSSFNDHNSDRKKRKIGGRSSNLKWIIALITKISVLFGILVFVIYFMKDFLNPVKETVKPRVITPLSAPKLIDLPMFQGDHRESLYWGTYRPNVYFGIRARTPQSLLAGLMWIGVKDGRYLMRHVCQDSDELSTYGWSQHNGRDYGRQVLVDQDLTLTTSFLKSKDKESGYGGDWGVRIEAQSEKSGEDMDKIVHLFFYIADEGGSVLSLGGDNMGIDDNHILAFGSRNDVGSWQLHLESKDEFELHYAGFKTPHIHNLSDLVQVNLGTQARKIGRLQLSDTSDDTPNVLVFQIAAMIPFKADIAFVSGSSGSSLSTEERVKSFIGDSFSSRLDQKKSQFEDKFQEVFNMSDELDSEAMAVGQAALGNLLGGIGYFYGQSKISHPYSSDIVGDNYILYWPAELYTAVPSRPFFPRGFLWDEGFHQLLIWRWDIHISLDIIGHWLDLINTDGWIPREQILGAEALSKVPSEFVLQHPNNGNPPTLFLVLRDLVCGMKRNKFAAAESNAISIFLQQAFVRLDAWFQWFNTTQSGKEVNTYFWHGRDDTTIRELNPKSLSSGFDDYPRASHPSEDERHLDLRCWMQLAADCMHSISEFLEDKDNGKEYGLTAKLLSDFELLNQMHFDHAYGAYFDYGNHSEKVRLSWRIVENAGNYPTRELVREVLEKPELKLVPHIGYVSLFPFMGRLIPPESWILEKQLDLISNKSTLWTNYGLRSLAKTSSIYMQRNTEHDPPYWRGQIWMNMNYLILSSLHYYSEVDGPYKDRAKVIYNDLRNNLIRNVIRNYNETGYLWEQYDPKKGKGKGARPFTGWTALIVLIMAEAYTDC, from the exons ATGACCCGAGTTTCCCGAAGGAACCCACAAGTCAGAGCTAGGTCGTCTCCGGATGATGATTCGTCGTTCAACGACCATAATTCCGATCggaaaaagagaaaaatcgGTGGTAGAAGCAGTAATTTGAAGTGGATAATAGCTTTGATCACCAAAATTTCAGTGCTTTTTGGAATTCTAGTCTtcgttatttattttatgaaggATTTTTTAAACCCTGTGAAGGAGACTGTAAAACCCAGAGTCATCACTCCGTTATCTGCCCCCAAGCTGATTGATCTTCCTATG TTTCAAGGGGATCACAGAGAGAGTTTATACTGGGGAACATACAGGCCTAATGTGTACTTTGGGATTCGCGCACG GACTCCACAGTCTCTGCTTGCTGGTTTGATGTGGATTGGGGTGAAGGATGGAAGATATCTTATGCGGCATGTTTGTCAAGATTCAGATGAGCTATCGACTTATGGTTGGTCACAACATAATGGACGTGATTATGGACGTCAGGTATTGGTTGACCAAGATCTGACATTGACAACAAGCTTTTTAAAATCAAAGGATAAAGAGAGTGGTTACGGAGGAGATTGGGGAGTGAGGATCGAAGCCCAAAGTGAAAA ATCTGGTGAAGATATGGATAAAATCGTGCACTTGTTCTTTTACATCGCTGATGAAGGTGGGTCTGTTCTAAGTTTGGGTGGGGACAACATGGGCATCGATGACAACCATATCCTAGCCTTTGGTTCACGAAATGATGTTGGTAGTTGGCAGCTGCATTTAGAATCAAAG GATGAATTTGAGCTCCACTATGCTGGTTTCAAGACGCCTCACATTCACAATCTATCTGATCTCGTCCAAGTTAATCTTGGAACCCAG GCTAGAAAAATTGGTCGGTTACAGCTTTCAGATACATCTGATGATACTCCAAACGTTCTAGTTTTTCAG ATAGCTGCCATGATTCCCTTCAAAGCCGACATCGCGTTTGTATCAGGATCTAGTGGTTCTAGTTTAAGTACTGAAGAACGTGTCAAAAGCTTTATAG GCGACTCATTTAGTAGCCGTTTAGATCAGAAGAAGAGTCAATTTGAAGATAAATTCCAAGAAGTCTTTAATATGTCTGATGAG CTTGATTCTGAAGCCATGGCTGTGGGTCAAGCTGCTCTTGGCAATTTGTTGGGTGGGATTGGCTACTTTTATGGCCAATCAAAAATTTCACATCCATATTCCTCTGAT ATAGTTGgtgataattatatattatattggcCAGCTGAACTGTACACAGCAGTGCCAAGTCGACCCTTCTTTCCAAGGGGTTTTTTGTGGGATGAAGGCTTTCATCAACTTCTGATCTG GCGTTGGGATATTCACATTTCTTTGGACATCATAGGGCATTGGTTAGATCTGATAAATACTGATGGATGGATTCCACGTGAGCAAATTTTAGGCGCCGAAGCCTTAAG TAAGGTACCATCGGAGTTTGTGCTCCAGCATCCAAATAACGGAAATCCTCCAACATTGTTTTTGGTTTTACGAG ATTTGGTTTGTGGCATGAAGAGAAACAAGTTTGCTGCTGCTGAAAGCAATGCCATCTCTATTTTCTTACAGCAAGCATTTGTTCGCCTTGATGCATGGTTTCAATGGTTTAATACTACCCAATCAG GAAAAGAAGTGAATACCTACTTTTGGCATGGAAGAGATGACACAACCATTCGTGAACTGAATCCAAAG TCGTTATCATCTGGATTTGACGATTATCCACGTGCATCGCACCCCAGTGAAGATGAGCGTCACTTGGATCTTAGATGCTGGATGCAGCTTGCTGCAGATTGCATGCACTCCATTTCAGAGTTCCTTGAGGACAAAGACAATGGAAAG GAATATGGCTTGACAGCGAAATTGCTCTCGGATTTTGAGCTTTTAAATCAA ATGCATTTTGATCATGCTTATGGAGCCTATTTTGATTATGGGAATCATTCAGAGAAG GTTCGTCTAAGTTGGCGAATAGTAGAGAATGCAGGCAATTATCCTACTCGTGAACTTGTACGTGAAGTTTTAGAGAAACCTGAGTTGAAACTGGTTCCACACATTGGCTATGTCAGCCTTTTCCCCTTTATGGGTAGGCTTATACCACCA GAATCATGGATATTAGAAAAACAGCTTGATCTGATCTCAAACAAGAGTACTCTGTGGACGAACTATGGACTCAGATCTCTAGCCAAAACAAG CTCAATATACATGCAACGCAACACTGAACACGACCCACCATACTGGAGAGGGCAAATTTGGATGAACATGAATTATCTGATTCTCTCCTCACTCCACTATTATTCAGAAG TGGATGGACCATACAAAGACCGAGCCAAAGTCATTTACAATGACTTGAGGAACAATTTGATCCG AAATGTGATTAGGAACTATAATGAGACTGGCTACTTGTGGGAACAGTATGATCCAAAGAAAGGTAAGGGGAAAGGTGCTCGGCCATTCACCGGTTGGACAGCACTCATAGTTTTGATCATGGCGGAAGCATATACCGACTGTTAA
- the LOC140808314 gene encoding uncharacterized protein isoform X1 encodes MALFRPSSGDVTGFKVFFVLVVLYGLISCLAYLVIQMKFITPLGFDAPLDRFSEARAIEHIRVLAEDIGGRQEGSPGLRQAAKYIKTQLEMIKERAGSDFRIEIEETTVNGSFNMIFLGQSLTLTYRNHTNIQMRISSINSLDTDSSVLLNSHFDTPPGSPGAGDCGSCVASLLELARLTVDSGWIPPRPVIFLFNGAEELFMLGSHGFITTHRWRDTIGAFIDVEASGTGGFDLVCQSGPGSWPSYVYAQSAVYPMANSAAQDVFGAIPGDTDYRMFAKDYGDIPGLDIIFLLGGYFYHTSSDTVERIIPGSMQARGDNLFSVMKAFANSSKLLNAQERVSFTAAASTSEGERAVFFDYFSQFLVFYSRRLAVVLHSIPIVIFLLMPLLLRLPTGGLICSFATYYDFLKGLLYHASGIVLAIIFPVTFAILRLLFCEHSMNWFANPRLAFFMFVPCSIVGLLVPRVLWRQFPLSQEFSAFSLPREELVDEARFWGAFGFYSLITLVYLLSGLSGGFMTFFISVFMVPAWISFCLSVKCFGCKSLRSTACYVVPLIPCLMYSVYFGGFLAMFVIEKMGMTGSLPPPYGYFVPDVIAAALIGLVTGWCVGPVLPVVEKWVAKSSIVGFLLQVTILALAVSSQFFPYSQDAPKRVVLQHTIETIDANHILEASFDFAVVDSNSLMFVFKHAPAVVKELDAIPEISFDTVNQSNFQRWKGIFPISSLFSRSLKFPAKTDDISSHYSHFPYLSTDNYQLIRVGGPRRVYLEFTLGSLEQVWVAVLNITGPLSNWSFANNVVPAPVEFGNGPPSYICRLSGAGRENWTFWLEASNSEALKVEIAVVDLHLTEPTKKLKALFPNWMDVTTFTTFISTYFF; translated from the exons ATGGCGCTATTCCGTCCGAGCTCCGGCGATGTCACCGGATTCAAAGTATTTTTCGTTCTCGTGGTTCTCTACGGGCTCATCTCATGTCTCGCCTACTTGGTTATTCAAATGAAGTTCATCACGCCTCTTGGCTTTGACGCACCGCTGGATCGCTTTTCTGAAGCTAGAGCTATCGAGCATATTCGCGTTTTGGCGGAAGACATCGGCGGCCGGCAG GAGGGAAGTCCAGGATTAAGACAGGCAGCAAAGTACATTAAAACACAGTTAGAAATGATAAAAGAACGAGCTGGATCTGATTTTAG GATAGAGATCGAAGAAACCACAGTTAATGGCTCATTCAATATGATTTTTTTGGGGCAGAGCTTAACTCTAACTTATAGAAATCATACAAATATCCAAATGAG GATTTCATCGATAAATTCTCTAGACACTGACTCGTCGGTGTTATTGAACAGTCACTTTGATACCCCACCTGGTTCTCCTGGAGCTGGTGATTGTGGTTCATGTGTTG CATCATTACTAGAACTAGCAAGGCTCACAGTAGATTCTGGTTGGATTCCTCCTAGGCCTGTTATATTCTTATTTAATGGAGCAGAAGAATTATTTATGCTG GGTTCACATGGCTTCATTACAACACATAGATGGCGGGATACAATAGGAGCTTTTATCGATGTTGAGGCATCTGGGACAGGAGGCTTTG ATTTAGTGTGCCAATCTGGTCCCGGATCTTGGCCTTCATATGTTTATGCCCAATCAGCAGTATATCCAATGGCAAACAGTGCAGCTCAG GATGTTTTTGGCGCAATTCCTGGGGATACAGACTATAGAATGTTTGCCAAAGATTATGGAGATATTCCTGGTTTGGATATTATCTTTCTCCTTGGAGGTTATTTTTACCACACATCCTCAGATACCGTGGAAAGAATAAT ACCTGGAAGCATGCAAGCGCGTGGGGACAATTTGTTTAGTGTGATGAAAGCTTTTGCTAATTCTTCTAAGTTATTAAATGCCCAAGAGCGAGTATCATTTACAGCTGCTGCTAGCACATCCGAAGGTGAAAGAGCAGTTTTCTTTGATTACTTCTCACAGTTCTTG GTCTTTTATTCAAGAAGGCTAGCGGTGGTGCTTCACAGTATTCCAATTGTTATCTTCCTCCTCATGCCTCTTTTATTGCGCTTGCCAACTGGGGGTTTAATTTGTTCCTTTGCCACCTATTATGACTTCCTGAAAG GATTACTGTACCATGCGAGCGGAATTGTACTGGCCATTATTTTTCCTGTGACTTTTGCTATCTTGCGGTTGCTATTCTGTGAACATTCAATGAACTG GTTTGCTAATCCACGCTTGGCGTTTTTTATGTTCGTACCCTGCTCAATTGTTGGTCTGTTAGTTCCAAGAGTGCTTTGGAGACAATTTCCTCTTTCTCAAGAGTTTTCTGCCTTTTCATTACCAAGAGAG GAATTGGTTGATGAAGCTAGGTTCTGGGGAGCATTTGGATTCTATTCCTTAATTACCCTG GTGTACCTTTTATCAGGGTTGAGTGGCGGTTTTATGACATTCTTTATATCAGTTTTTATGGTCCCTGCATGGATCTCCTTTTGTTTATCGGTCAAGTGCTTTGGTTGCAAATCTCTCAG GTCAACCGCATGCTATGTCGTCCCATTGATACCTTGCTTGATGTACTCCGTCTATTTTGGGGGATTTCTTGCTATGTTTGTAATCGAGAAAATGGGCATGACAGGCTCTCTTCCACCCCCCTATG GGTATTTTGTTCCTGATGTTATAGCTGCAGCTTTAATTGGACTTGTAACTGGCTGGTGTGTTGGTCCTGTTTTACCTGTTGTTGAAAAGTGGGTAGCAAAATCATCAATTGTCGGATTTTTGCTGCAAGTTACCATACTTGCTTTGGCCGTGTCATCCCAATTTTTTCCCTATAGCCAAGATGCACCTAAGAGAGTTGTACTTCAGCATACTATTGAAACTATAG ATGCAAACCACATATTGGAAGCTAGCTTCGATTTTGCAGTAGTGGACTCAAATTCCCTAATGTTTGTGTTTAAACATGCGCCAGCGGTGGTGAAGGAACTTGATGCCATTCCAGAAATTAGTTTTGACACTGTGAATCAGTCAAATTTTCAGAGATGGAAG GGTATATTTCCAATATCTTCTCTGTTCTCAAGAAGCTTGAAGTTTCCTGCTAAAACAGATGATATCTCGAGTCACTATAGTCATTTCCCATATTTGTCAACGGACAATTACCAGCTTATTCGAGTTGGAGGACCTCGGAGAGTCTACTTGGAATTCACCTTGGG TTCTTTAGAGCAGGTGTGGGTTGCTGTCCTTAACATTACTGGTCCATTATCTAATTGGTCTTTCGCAAACAATGTAGTTCCAG CTCCGGTGGAGTTCGGGAATGGGCCACCATCGTATATATGCAGACTGAGTGGTGCAGGCCGTGAAAACTGGACCTTTTGGTTGGAG GCAAGTAATTCTGAAGCTTTAAAGGTCGAGATTGCTGTAGTGGACCTACATTTAACCGAGCCAACGAAGAAGTTGAAAGCCCTTTTTCCTAATTGGATGGACGTCACTACGTTTACAACTTTCATCTCTACctatttcttctga
- the LOC140808315 gene encoding large ribosomal subunit protein uL22y produces MVKYSREPDNATKSCKSRGSDLRVHFKNTRETAHAIRKLPLAKAKRYLEDVLAHKQAIPFTRYCGGVGRTAQAKNRHSNGQGRWPAKSAKFILDLLKNAESNAEVKGLDVDALFISHIQVNQAQKQRRRTYRAHGRINPYMSSPCHIELILSEKEEPVKKEPESQLAASKPRKA; encoded by the exons ATG GTGAAATACTCGAGAGAGCCTGATAACGCCACGAAAT CCTGCAAATCTAGGGGATCCGATCTCCGAGTTCATTTCAAG AATACTAGGGAAACTGCCCATGCCATCAGAAAGCTGCCTCTAGCCAAGGCCAAAAGGTATTTGGAGGATGTCCTTGCCCACAAGCAGGCCATTCCTTTCACTCGCTACTGCGGTGGTGTTGGGAGAACCGCTCAGGCAAAGAACAGGCATTCCAATGGACAGGGTCGCTGGCCTGCGAAATCTGCCAAGTTTATCTTGGATTTACTGAAGAATGCTGAGAGTAACGCGGAG GTGAAAGGCTTGGACGTGGATGCACTTTTCATTTCCCACATTCAAGTTAACCAGGCTCAGAAGCAGAGGCGTCGTACATACCGCGCACATGGGAGAATAAATC CTTACATGTCATCTCCTTGCCACATTGAATTGATTCTATCTGAAAAGGAAGAACCTGTGAAAAAGGAG CCTGAATCTCAGTTGGCAGCAAGCAAGCCTAGGAAAGCTTGA
- the LOC140808314 gene encoding uncharacterized protein isoform X2, translating to MIFLGQSLTLTYRNHTNIQMRISSINSLDTDSSVLLNSHFDTPPGSPGAGDCGSCVASLLELARLTVDSGWIPPRPVIFLFNGAEELFMLGSHGFITTHRWRDTIGAFIDVEASGTGGFDLVCQSGPGSWPSYVYAQSAVYPMANSAAQDVFGAIPGDTDYRMFAKDYGDIPGLDIIFLLGGYFYHTSSDTVERIIPGSMQARGDNLFSVMKAFANSSKLLNAQERVSFTAAASTSEGERAVFFDYFSQFLVFYSRRLAVVLHSIPIVIFLLMPLLLRLPTGGLICSFATYYDFLKGLLYHASGIVLAIIFPVTFAILRLLFCEHSMNWFANPRLAFFMFVPCSIVGLLVPRVLWRQFPLSQEFSAFSLPREELVDEARFWGAFGFYSLITLVYLLSGLSGGFMTFFISVFMVPAWISFCLSVKCFGCKSLRSTACYVVPLIPCLMYSVYFGGFLAMFVIEKMGMTGSLPPPYGYFVPDVIAAALIGLVTGWCVGPVLPVVEKWVAKSSIVGFLLQVTILALAVSSQFFPYSQDAPKRVVLQHTIETIDANHILEASFDFAVVDSNSLMFVFKHAPAVVKELDAIPEISFDTVNQSNFQRWKGIFPISSLFSRSLKFPAKTDDISSHYSHFPYLSTDNYQLIRVGGPRRVYLEFTLGSLEQVWVAVLNITGPLSNWSFANNVVPAPVEFGNGPPSYICRLSGAGRENWTFWLEASNSEALKVEIAVVDLHLTEPTKKLKALFPNWMDVTTFTTFISTYFF from the exons ATGATTTTTTTGGGGCAGAGCTTAACTCTAACTTATAGAAATCATACAAATATCCAAATGAG GATTTCATCGATAAATTCTCTAGACACTGACTCGTCGGTGTTATTGAACAGTCACTTTGATACCCCACCTGGTTCTCCTGGAGCTGGTGATTGTGGTTCATGTGTTG CATCATTACTAGAACTAGCAAGGCTCACAGTAGATTCTGGTTGGATTCCTCCTAGGCCTGTTATATTCTTATTTAATGGAGCAGAAGAATTATTTATGCTG GGTTCACATGGCTTCATTACAACACATAGATGGCGGGATACAATAGGAGCTTTTATCGATGTTGAGGCATCTGGGACAGGAGGCTTTG ATTTAGTGTGCCAATCTGGTCCCGGATCTTGGCCTTCATATGTTTATGCCCAATCAGCAGTATATCCAATGGCAAACAGTGCAGCTCAG GATGTTTTTGGCGCAATTCCTGGGGATACAGACTATAGAATGTTTGCCAAAGATTATGGAGATATTCCTGGTTTGGATATTATCTTTCTCCTTGGAGGTTATTTTTACCACACATCCTCAGATACCGTGGAAAGAATAAT ACCTGGAAGCATGCAAGCGCGTGGGGACAATTTGTTTAGTGTGATGAAAGCTTTTGCTAATTCTTCTAAGTTATTAAATGCCCAAGAGCGAGTATCATTTACAGCTGCTGCTAGCACATCCGAAGGTGAAAGAGCAGTTTTCTTTGATTACTTCTCACAGTTCTTG GTCTTTTATTCAAGAAGGCTAGCGGTGGTGCTTCACAGTATTCCAATTGTTATCTTCCTCCTCATGCCTCTTTTATTGCGCTTGCCAACTGGGGGTTTAATTTGTTCCTTTGCCACCTATTATGACTTCCTGAAAG GATTACTGTACCATGCGAGCGGAATTGTACTGGCCATTATTTTTCCTGTGACTTTTGCTATCTTGCGGTTGCTATTCTGTGAACATTCAATGAACTG GTTTGCTAATCCACGCTTGGCGTTTTTTATGTTCGTACCCTGCTCAATTGTTGGTCTGTTAGTTCCAAGAGTGCTTTGGAGACAATTTCCTCTTTCTCAAGAGTTTTCTGCCTTTTCATTACCAAGAGAG GAATTGGTTGATGAAGCTAGGTTCTGGGGAGCATTTGGATTCTATTCCTTAATTACCCTG GTGTACCTTTTATCAGGGTTGAGTGGCGGTTTTATGACATTCTTTATATCAGTTTTTATGGTCCCTGCATGGATCTCCTTTTGTTTATCGGTCAAGTGCTTTGGTTGCAAATCTCTCAG GTCAACCGCATGCTATGTCGTCCCATTGATACCTTGCTTGATGTACTCCGTCTATTTTGGGGGATTTCTTGCTATGTTTGTAATCGAGAAAATGGGCATGACAGGCTCTCTTCCACCCCCCTATG GGTATTTTGTTCCTGATGTTATAGCTGCAGCTTTAATTGGACTTGTAACTGGCTGGTGTGTTGGTCCTGTTTTACCTGTTGTTGAAAAGTGGGTAGCAAAATCATCAATTGTCGGATTTTTGCTGCAAGTTACCATACTTGCTTTGGCCGTGTCATCCCAATTTTTTCCCTATAGCCAAGATGCACCTAAGAGAGTTGTACTTCAGCATACTATTGAAACTATAG ATGCAAACCACATATTGGAAGCTAGCTTCGATTTTGCAGTAGTGGACTCAAATTCCCTAATGTTTGTGTTTAAACATGCGCCAGCGGTGGTGAAGGAACTTGATGCCATTCCAGAAATTAGTTTTGACACTGTGAATCAGTCAAATTTTCAGAGATGGAAG GGTATATTTCCAATATCTTCTCTGTTCTCAAGAAGCTTGAAGTTTCCTGCTAAAACAGATGATATCTCGAGTCACTATAGTCATTTCCCATATTTGTCAACGGACAATTACCAGCTTATTCGAGTTGGAGGACCTCGGAGAGTCTACTTGGAATTCACCTTGGG TTCTTTAGAGCAGGTGTGGGTTGCTGTCCTTAACATTACTGGTCCATTATCTAATTGGTCTTTCGCAAACAATGTAGTTCCAG CTCCGGTGGAGTTCGGGAATGGGCCACCATCGTATATATGCAGACTGAGTGGTGCAGGCCGTGAAAACTGGACCTTTTGGTTGGAG GCAAGTAATTCTGAAGCTTTAAAGGTCGAGATTGCTGTAGTGGACCTACATTTAACCGAGCCAACGAAGAAGTTGAAAGCCCTTTTTCCTAATTGGATGGACGTCACTACGTTTACAACTTTCATCTCTACctatttcttctga
- the LOC140808317 gene encoding signal peptidase complex subunit 1-like yields MDWQGQKLAEQLMQLMLVIFAAVAFIAGYVLGSFQTMILIYTAGVVLTSIVTIPNWPFFNRHPLNWLDPNEAEKYPKPQPAANSGSKKKTSKK; encoded by the coding sequence ATGGATTGGCAGGGGCAGAAGCTAGCAGAGCAGCTGATGCAGCTGATGTTGGTAATTTTTGCAGCTGTGGCATTCATTGCAGGTTACGTGTTGGGGTCTTTTCAGACAATGATCCTTATCTACACAGCTGGAGTCGTGCTAACTTCTATTGTTACCATCCCCAATTGGCCATTCTTCAACCGCCATCCTCTCAATTGGTTAGACCCAAACGAAGCTGAAAAGTATCCCAAGCCACAGCCTGCTGCTAATTCTGGCTCAAAAAAGAAGACATCGAAGAAGTAG